Within Streptomyces sp. SS1-1, the genomic segment CGGGTTGGGAAGAGTCGCCATGCCGGTGACTGTAGGGGGCGGCACTGACACTCACCGCGCGATCCGGCTGTCGAAGCACTCCTCGCCGCCCCCGGCGGCCGGGTCGAAGCAGGCCCGGACGACGCTGCCCGGCGTGGCCGCCGTCATCGGCGTGTAGACGTACGAGTCCGCGTCGACGCCGTCCTCGATGCGCACGCCGCGCACCCGGTCCTCCGCCGTCCCGGCGCCCGGGGCCGCCGACATCTCCAGCCGGTCACCGATCCGCGTCCCCCACATCCGGGCCCAACTCGTGCCGCACTCCTGGCTGTAGCGCAGCTCCAGCCAGGCGCCGGTCGCCGTCCGGTAGGCGGCGAGGGTCCGCGGCGCGCCCGCGCACTTCATCCGCATCGGGCTCTTGCCCTCGCAGACCGCGCCCCGGCAGCGCGGCCCCGTCGCGGACGGGGGCGGTGACAGCGCGGCTCCCGGTCCGCCGCCCCGGCCCGGCAGGAGCAGGGCCACCGCAGCCAGGGCGCCCACGACCACGGCGGACACCGAGGCCAGCACGGCGGCGAGCGTCGCCCGGCGGTACGCGGAGCCGTCCCGCACCGGGTGCCGTGCTCCGGCGGGCGCGGGCTGTTCCGGAGCGGGCGGTGCCGGCCGCGACACCGGTTCCACGCGCTCCGCCGCCCGGCCGCTGCCCTCCGACTCGGCGATCTCCCACAGCGCCAGGCAGCGCCC encodes:
- a CDS encoding helix-turn-helix domain-containing protein, with the translated sequence MTSPTPPPSPERARLAGALRELKDRTGLSLAGLAAKTTFSKSSWDRYLNGRTLAPREAVRELCRLAGEPEGRCLALWEIAESEGSGRAAERVEPVSRPAPPAPEQPAPAGARHPVRDGSAYRRATLAAVLASVSAVVVGALAAVALLLPGRGGGPGAALSPPPSATGPRCRGAVCEGKSPMRMKCAGAPRTLAAYRTATGAWLELRYSQECGTSWARMWGTRIGDRLEMSAAPGAGTAEDRVRGVRIEDGVDADSYVYTPMTAATPGSVVRACFDPAAGGGEECFDSRIAR